The Blautia pseudococcoides genome segment GAGCTTTGGCAATAATTATGGTTCCCACAGCGGGGAATCTCTCATAGAGGCATATCTGGACAACGCCTCCAATCTTGGGCGGACAGTTATATGCGTGGGAACGGGGAATGAAGGAAACAAGGCAGTGCACACCTCAGGGACCCTCCGGCAGGGGGAAAGCCAGGCGGCGTCGTTTCAGATCGGCGCTTATGAGACTGGGATGAATATACAGATCTGGAAGCAGTATGTGGACCAGATGGATATTTCCCTTCAGCATCCTAACGGTCAGGTGGCCGGGCCGTTTCAGGAAATACTGGGGCCTCAGCGCTTTAATCTGGGAACCACCCAGATTTTGATCTATTATGGGAAACCTAGTCCGTTCAGTCTGTCCCAGGAGATTTTCATTGACTTTATCCCCCAGAATACTTACATTGACAGCGGCGTGTGGAAAATCAACCTGATACCGGGGAGGATTGTGGACGGCAGATACAATTTGTGGATGCCGGGAGGCGCGGCATTGAATGAAGGTACGCGTTTCCTGTTTCCCGTGCCGGAGATAACGCTTACCATCCCCTCCACAGCCGCAAGGGTGATCTCGGTTGGGGCATATAATTCCAGATACCAGGCTTACGCTGATTTTTCAGGGCGGGGTTTTACCAGGATCACCAATATGGTAAAACCTGATATCGCTGCCCCGGGTGTGGATATTACAACAGCAGCGCCAAACGGGGGGTATACCTCCAGAACCGGCACCTCATTTGCGGCGCCTTTTGTCACCGGTTCGGCGGCTCTGCTGATGGAATGGGGGATCGTCAGAGGAAATGATCCGTTTCTTTACGGGGAAAAAGTGAAGGCATATCTGCGAAGGGGGGCACGCCATCTCCTGGGAGGGCCTTATCCCAATAACCAGACGGGGTATGGAGCCTTATGTCTCAGGGATAGTTTCCCTGTGTGAAAGTTTATAAAACAGGACATTGCCAAAAGCAGTGTCCTGTTTTATACTGTGATTGTAACTACGGTCAGCGCAGTAAATGCGCAGATCTACGGAATAGTTGTCTGAGATTATACGAAAACCCAGAATAGACACGAGAAAGAAAAGGAGAGACAAAAAGAGATGAGAAATACACTGAAAAAACTGGTCAGCTATTATAAGCCCTATAAGGGTTTGTTTTTTTCTGACCTGTTTTTTGCGATTTTAGGAGCGGGGATCACGCTGGTGATTCCTCTGATTGTACGCTATATCACCAGCACAGTGGTGAACCAGCCTGTGCGGGAGGCCACAGAACTGATCATGAAGCTGGGGATCTTTATGGTTGCCCTTGTGCTGGTGGAGGCATTCTGTAACTATTATATTGCCTATTACGGTCATATTATGGGGGCAAGGATCGAGCGGGATATGCGCAACGAGATATTTGGGCATTACCAGAAGCTCTCTTTTGCATTTTATGATAACCAAAAGGTTGGACATCTTCTGTCCAGAATCACCTCTGATCTGTTTGACATCAGTGAGCTGCTGCACCATGGACCTGAGGATTTGGTGATCTCTATCATTAAATTTATCGGTGCGTTTATTATTCTGATGTTTATTAACACGAAACTGGCCTTGTCAGCCTTCCTGTTTGTGCCGTTCCTTCTTATCTATGCTTTTATTTATAACAGGAAGATGAAATCAGCATTCAGGGAAAACAGGGCGCGGATCGCGGATATCAATACCCAGATTGAGGACAGCCTTTCCGGTATCCGTGTGGTGAAATCTTTTGCCAACGAGAAGGAAGAGATGAAGAAATTCCAGAAAGGCAACGAGCGCTTTGTGGACTCCAAGAAACGTAGTTATAAATACATGGGAACCTATAACTCCGGCATGGGCGCATTCACTACCCTGATCACCATCACGGTGCTTCTGGTAGGTGCGTTTTTTATGACTAGAGGGAAAATGCCTGTGGAGGACCTGGTGACCGTGCTTTTGTATATCAATAACTTTACAGATCCTGTGAAAAAGCTGATCACCTTTACAGAGCAGTTCCAGAACGGATACAGCGGTTACTCCCGGTTCCTGGAGATCATGGCCATCGCGCCGGATATTAAGGACGTACCCCATGCAGTGGAACTGGGGGATGTGAAGGGAGAGATCGCATTCAGGGATGTCTCTTTCCACTATGAGGAGAGCCAGGAGGAAGTGCTCAGCCATGTGGATCTGACGGTAAAGGCAGGAGAATATGTGGCTCTTGTGGGAAGTTCCGGTGCGGGAAAAACAACCCTCTGCAGTCTGATCCCCAGGTTTTACGATGTGAGCGGCGGAAGTGTGTGTCTGGACGGCATGGATGTGAGAAACATTAAGCTGCAGAGTCTGAGAAATCATATTGGTATTGTACAGCAGGATGTATATCTGTTTGCGGGAACGGTCATGGAGAATATACGTTATGGAAAACCGGATGCAACGGACGAGGAGGTGCTTCGTGCAGCAAGGGCCGCCAATGCGCATGATTTTATTATGGGCCTGGAGGATGGCTATGACACGGATATCGGACAAAGAGGGGTCAAGCTTTCCGGAGGGCAGAAGCAGAGGCTTTCCATCGCCAGAGTATTCCTGAAGAATCCCCCGATCCTGATTTTTGATGAAGCCACATCCGCACTGGACAATGAGAGCGAAAAAATCGTACAGCAGTCATTGGAAAGCCTGGCAAAAGACAGGACAACCTTTGTCATTGCGCACAGATTGTCCACGATCCGTAAGGCAGAGAGGATACTCGTCCTGACTGACGATGGGATTGCAGAGGAGGGGACCCATGAGGAGCTGATGCAGAGAGAGGGTCTGTACAGCAGCCTCTATAAGCTGTCCTTTGTGTAAAAAAATAATTTTTTGATTTAATGTGTTAAAACGTTGATTTTGGCGGACGGAAAATGGTATAATCGTAGGTATCCGAATAAAAGACTACATAGAAAGGAAGAGTAATGATATGATAGCAGATAAAATGGTGAATTTGGTAAAAAACAGTTCAGCTATCCGGGCTATGTTTGAGGAAGGCAAAATTATGGCCGCCAAATACGGTGCTGAGAATGTATATGATTTCAGCCTTGGAAACCCCAATGTCCCGGCGCCGGCGGAGGTGAAGCAGGCAGTCTATGAGGAGCTGGAGAAAGAAGATCCGGTTGTGCTGCACGGATATATGAACAACAGCGGATACGAGGATGTAAGGGGAGCTATCGCCGCATCCATTAATAAAAAATTCGGCACTTCTTTTGGAGAACAGAATATCATTATGACGGTAGGTGCGGCAGGAGGATTGAACGTTATCCTGAAAACCCTGTTGAACCCGGAGGACGAGGTGATCGTCATTGCACCGTATTTTGGTGAGTACAACAGCTATGTCACAAACTATGACGGTAAAATCGTGGTTGTAAGCCCGAATACAGAGACATTCCAGCCGAACCTGGAAGAACTGGAGCAAAAGATCACTGCCAGAACCAAGGCTGTGATCATCAACTCCCCCAATAACCCCACAGGTGTTGTGTACTCTGAGGATACGATCAAGAAGATGGCAGATATCCTCCGCGGAAAAGAAAAAGAGCTGGGAAGCGATATTTATCTCATTTCGGACGAGCCTTACAGAGAACTGGTTTATGATGGAATTGAGGTTCCGTATTTGACAAAATACTATGAAAATGCTATCATTGGTTATTCCTACAGCAAGTCCTTGTCCCTTCCGGGTGAGCGTATCGGATATCTGGTGATTCCGGATGAAGTGAGTGAGGCTGAGGATGTAATTGCAGCAGCGAACGTGGCTACCCGTATTCTCGGATATGTCAATGCCCCGTCCCTGATGCAGAAAGTTGTCGCAAAGTGTCTGGATGCCCAAGTAGACGTACCGTTTTATAACCGTAACCGGGAAGCCTTATACAATGGACTGAAAGAACTGGGATTTGAGTGCATTAAACCGGAAGGCGCATTCTACCTGTTCGTAAAATCCCCGGTGGAGGACGAGAAGACCTTCTGTGCGGCGGCGAAGAAGCATAATATCCTGATCGTTCCGGGATCTTC includes the following:
- a CDS encoding S8 family peptidase produces the protein MQDQKLENLLNLALDATPQEREKSLVLDVGFEPEERRWDLIVKYSGSLQGALNPEIQAVELLGGFAILSVPESQIDSLSEYPQVEFIEMPKRLFFAVEQGRAASCINPVQSGFSPLGQPLFGAGVLVGCVDSGVDYAHPDFRNADGSSRILRLWDQTVPGNPPAGYVIGTEYTKEQIDEALQKPTAAERYAAVPSRDLSGHGTGVLGIAAGNGRASGGLHRGVASESQIIAVKLGTPQMEGFPRTTELMQGIDYCIRQSIAMGMPLALNLSFGNNYGSHSGESLIEAYLDNASNLGRTVICVGTGNEGNKAVHTSGTLRQGESQAASFQIGAYETGMNIQIWKQYVDQMDISLQHPNGQVAGPFQEILGPQRFNLGTTQILIYYGKPSPFSLSQEIFIDFIPQNTYIDSGVWKINLIPGRIVDGRYNLWMPGGAALNEGTRFLFPVPEITLTIPSTAARVISVGAYNSRYQAYADFSGRGFTRITNMVKPDIAAPGVDITTAAPNGGYTSRTGTSFAAPFVTGSAALLMEWGIVRGNDPFLYGEKVKAYLRRGARHLLGGPYPNNQTGYGALCLRDSFPV
- a CDS encoding ABC transporter ATP-binding protein — translated: MRNTLKKLVSYYKPYKGLFFSDLFFAILGAGITLVIPLIVRYITSTVVNQPVREATELIMKLGIFMVALVLVEAFCNYYIAYYGHIMGARIERDMRNEIFGHYQKLSFAFYDNQKVGHLLSRITSDLFDISELLHHGPEDLVISIIKFIGAFIILMFINTKLALSAFLFVPFLLIYAFIYNRKMKSAFRENRARIADINTQIEDSLSGIRVVKSFANEKEEMKKFQKGNERFVDSKKRSYKYMGTYNSGMGAFTTLITITVLLVGAFFMTRGKMPVEDLVTVLLYINNFTDPVKKLITFTEQFQNGYSGYSRFLEIMAIAPDIKDVPHAVELGDVKGEIAFRDVSFHYEESQEEVLSHVDLTVKAGEYVALVGSSGAGKTTLCSLIPRFYDVSGGSVCLDGMDVRNIKLQSLRNHIGIVQQDVYLFAGTVMENIRYGKPDATDEEVLRAARAANAHDFIMGLEDGYDTDIGQRGVKLSGGQKQRLSIARVFLKNPPILIFDEATSALDNESEKIVQQSLESLAKDRTTFVIAHRLSTIRKAERILVLTDDGIAEEGTHEELMQREGLYSSLYKLSFV
- a CDS encoding pyridoxal phosphate-dependent aminotransferase, giving the protein MIADKMVNLVKNSSAIRAMFEEGKIMAAKYGAENVYDFSLGNPNVPAPAEVKQAVYEELEKEDPVVLHGYMNNSGYEDVRGAIAASINKKFGTSFGEQNIIMTVGAAGGLNVILKTLLNPEDEVIVIAPYFGEYNSYVTNYDGKIVVVSPNTETFQPNLEELEQKITARTKAVIINSPNNPTGVVYSEDTIKKMADILRGKEKELGSDIYLISDEPYRELVYDGIEVPYLTKYYENAIIGYSYSKSLSLPGERIGYLVIPDEVSEAEDVIAAANVATRILGYVNAPSLMQKVVAKCLDAQVDVPFYNRNREALYNGLKELGFECIKPEGAFYLFVKSPVEDEKTFCAAAKKHNILIVPGSSFACPGYVRIAYCVSYETIMNSMPGFKALAEEFQVK